Proteins encoded within one genomic window of Fragaria vesca subsp. vesca linkage group LG1, FraVesHawaii_1.0, whole genome shotgun sequence:
- the LOC101314889 gene encoding uncharacterized protein At5g08430-like → MGSFTWVGEYNAAVAAATPTPTRRSKRLQRSRKMEFLSWGSRPLIEFLDSIGKDTTRQISQYDVATIVTEYVSQKQLLHPTRKKRIVCDEALLSLFGRKTIARIKIYDLLQPHFADNLEDDSDDSSDESNDDVLDDDEEGEEEIKRQRRKQQKRRLALHAPPPPPKSCYAAVIPENVKLVYLRRSVVEAMVKQDEAQVFEDKVVGSFVRTKTDPHDFMQINSHLLMQVKAVLKKPNSESPSDGGDVLLQLHGAVKDFPISMLSDDNFSLEECEDLRERVKGDLLKRLTVVELQRKVQVLHLDITKHWLARELQFLQKAIDRFNEKGWRRELFEHLERRQLLQSPDEQERLLREVPEVIAEELEVEPTDSAQEIEQPNHGSPGHILRGDSTPSSDIPAEGTLITWTSAGIHSEACEDGNSLQDWQKQPAESVKMILDEPKVEDNKASQQLVDKHVVTSQVVDLSDDDESEDQRSERKFEIPIHQLGALMWHYLDPQGNVQGPFSIISLKRWSDSDYFSPDFKVWKTGQSSDEAVLLADILRSNFLNKSVYQ, encoded by the exons ATGGGCTCTTTCACTTGGGTTGGTGAGTACAACGCCGCCGTCGCCGCCGCTACTCCGACTCCGACGCGGCGGAGCAAGAGGCTCCAGCGCTCCAGGAAGATGGAGTTCCTCAGCTGGGGCTCGAGGCCGTTGATTGAGTTTCTCGACTCGATTGGGAAGGACACGACGAGGCAGATCTCTCAATACGACGTCGCTACGATCGTGACGGAGTACGTCAGCCAGAAGCAGCTTCTCCACCCCACGCGGAAGAAGAGGATCGTCTGCGACGAGGCGCTGCTCTCTCTCTTCGGGAGGAAGACGATCGCCAGGATCAAGATCTACGACTTGCTCCAGCCGCATTTCGCCGACAATTTGGAAGACGATTCCGATGACTCGTCCGACGAGTCCAACGACGACGTTTTGGACGACGACGAGGAGGGGGAGGAGGAGATTAAGCGGCAGAGGAGGAAGCAGCAGAAGAGGAGATTGGCTCTGCATGCGCCTCCGCCGCCTCCGAAGAGCTGCTACGCCGCGGTGATTCCGGAGAATGTGAAGCTGGTGTACCTGAGGAGGTCGGTGGTGGAGGCTATGGTGAAGCAGGACGAGGCTCAGGTGTTCGAGGATAAAGTCGTCGGGAGCTTTGTGAGGACCAAGACGGATCCTCATGACTTTATGCAGATAAATTCTCACCTGCTGATGCAAGTGAAGGCGGTTCTGAAGAAGCCGAATTCGGAATCGCCGTCTGATGGAGGTGATGTTCTTCTTCAGCTTCATGGCGCCGTCAAGGACTTCCCCATTTCCATGCTCTCTGATGATAACTTCTCCCTG GAAGAATGTGAGGATTTACGTGAAAGAGTTAAAGGTGATTTGCTGAAGAGACTTACAGTG GTGGAGCTTCAACGAAAGGTCCAGGTTTTGCATCTGGATATAACAAAGCAT TGGCTTGCGAGGGAACTTCAATTCCTACAGAAAGCAATTGATCGATTTAACGAGAAGGGCTGGCGTCGAGA GCTGTTTGAGCACTTGGAAAGAAGGCAACTGCTCCAGTCTCCAGATGAGCAAGAACGTCTGTTGAGAGAGGTTCCTGAAGTCATTGCAGAAGAATTGGAGGTAGAACCAACAGATTCTGCACAGGAAATAGAACAACCAAACCATGGTTCCCCTGGACATATCCTCAGGGGAGATTCAACTCCTAGTTCTGATATACCGGCAGAAGGAACTCTTATCACATGGACCTCAGCCGGCATACATTCTGAAG CATGCGAGGATGGTAATTCGTTGCAAGACTGGCAGAAGCAACCTGCAGAGTCTGTAAAAATGATACTAGATGAGCCAAAAGTAGAAGACAACAAGGCTTCTCAGCAACTTGTAGATAAGCATGTAGTGACATCTCAGGTGGTTGATTTGAGTGACGACGACGAAAGTGAAGATCAAAGATCTGAAAGAAAGTTTGAGATTCCAATTCACCAGCTGGGCGCCTTAATGTGGCATTATTTGGATCCTCAGGGAAATGTACAGGGTCCTTTCTCAATCATTTCGCTAAAGCGCTGGAGTGATTCTGACTACTTTTCTCCAGATTTCAAAGTTTGGAAGACTGGTCAAAGTAGTGATGAAGCTGTATTATTAGCCGACATTCTTCGTTCGAATTTTCTGAATAAAAGTGTATACCAATAA
- the LOC101314516 gene encoding histone deacetylase 6-like — translation MESTSDANSLPSGPDARKRRVSYFYDPTIGQHYYGQGHPMKPLRIQMAHNLIVNYGLNHKMDINCPFLATTDDLSQFHSDDYVNFLASVSPDTLNQTPFSRYKERFNIGQDCPVFDDLFGFCQASAGGSLGAAVKLNQGDADIAINWAGGLHHAKMSAASGFCYVNDIVLGILELLKVHRRVLYIDIDVHHGDGVEEAFYTTDRVMTVSFHKFGDFFPGTGHIEDIGVGLGKNYSLNVPLNDGIDDEDFRWIFRPVIQKVMEMYQPEAVVLQSGADSLSGDKLGCFNLSIKGHADCLGFLRSFNIPLMVLGGGGYTIRNVVRCWCYETAVAIGEELDDQLPENDYYGYFAPNYTLLFDTCGMRNLNKPEDLVEMRNKLLEQISKMPHAPSVQFQTTPSITQAPEEAEENMDER, via the coding sequence ATGGAGTCTACAAGTGATGCTAATTCACTACCTTCAGGACCAGACGCCAGAAAGCGAAGAGTGAGCTATTTCTACGACCCAACAATCGGCCAACACTACTACGGCCAGGGCCATCCAATGAAACCCCTCCGCATCCAAATGGCCCACAACCTCATCGTCAACTACGGCCTCAACCATAAAATGGACATCAACTGCCCTTTTCTGGCCACCACCGACGACCTCAGCCAATTCCACTCCGATGACTACGTCAACTTCCTCGCCTCCGTCTCCCCCGACACCCTTAACCAAACTCCCTTTTCTCGCTACAAGGAGCGCTTCAACATAGGTCAAGACTGTCCCGTATTCGATGACCTATTCGGCTTTTGCCAGGCCTCTGCCGGCGGGTCTCTCGGCGCCGCTGTCAAGCTCAATCAAGGAGACGCTGATATCGCCATCAACTGGGCCGGCGGGCTTCACCATGCAAAGATGTCCGCGGCCTCGGGGTTCTGTTATGTCAACGACATTGTGCTAGGGATTCTTGAGCTTCTCAAGGTTCATAGACGTGTCCTTTATATCGATATTGATGTGCACCATGGAGATGGAGTCGAGGAGGCATTTTACACCACTGATAGAGTCATGACAGTTTCTTTCCATAAATTTGGTGATTTCTTTCCGGGGACCGGGCATATTGAAGACATTGGTGTTGGACTAGGGAAGAATTATTCTTTGAATGTACCCTTGAACGATGGAATAGATGATGAAGATTTTCGCTGGATATTTCGTCCAGTAATCCAAAAAGTGATGGAGATGTATCAACCGGAGGCTGTTGTTCTTCAGTCCGGGGCAGATTCGCTATCCGGGGACAAGTTAGGGTGCTTCAACTTGTCTATCAAAGGCCATGCGGACTGTCTTGGTTTCCTTAGATCGTTTAACATCCCTTTGATGGTCTTGGGAGGGGGAGGTTATACGATTCGGAATGTAGTTCGTTGCTGGTGTTACGAGACGGCAGTAGCAATCGGTGAGGAACTTGATGATCAGTTGCCTGAAAACGACTACTATGGTTATTTTGCTCCAAATTACACTCTTCTGTTCGACACATGTGGCATGCGGAACCTGAACAAACCTGAAGACTTGGTGGAGATGAGGAATAAGCTGCTAGAACAGATTTCTAAAATGCCTCATGCACCCAGTGTTCAGTTTCAGACGACACCATCAATTACACAAGCTCCGGAGGAGGCGGAAGAGAACATGGATGAAAGATAA